Part of the bacterium genome is shown below.
CGAAAATGCGATTACATACAAAGCACCGGCTCAAGCGTGCATTCCGCCATCGCTAAGCATATGTTTTCTCTTTTGGGAGTGCACCGGCTTGCCGGTGCCGCTTCTTGGGATAAAATACGTCCGATGGGAGAAAAAAGCAACCCGCCCGGAAGCAAGCCGCGGTCGATCTTCGTTCCACACGCGCCTCCACACCTGCTGGAATTTGGCGGCACCTTCATGGTTACCGCGGGCACTTACTACAAGCAGTCGATTTTCAACTCCGCGCAATTGCTTCAGATGCTGACCGGTAAATTGCTTGAGTTGGCCGAAACATACGAATGGACTCTGCAGGCGTGGAGCGTCTTCCCCAATCATTACCATTTTGTGGGATCGTGCGACAATCCCGACTCGCTGAAAACGTTTATTCGACACTTGCATTCGGTGACGGCGAGGGAAGCCAACAAGGTTGCCTCCATGCCTGGCAGGCAGGTCTGGCACAATTTCTGGGACACGAGAATCACTTACGAGCGAAGCCTGTACGCAAGATTGAATTACGTAATGTACAACCCCGTGAAACATGAAATCGTCAAGCGGGCTGAATCGTATCCGTTTTGCTCCGCGCGCAGGTTCAGAGAAGAGTGCGAAAACGAGTTTCAGACAATATTGGAACGAATAAAGTTCGACAAAATTAATGTCATTGACGATTTTTAGCGGTTGAACTTTCCTGTGGCACCGGCAAGCCGGTGCACTCCCATATGAATTCAAACCACAAGCGAAATCTGGAGCGCAACGCGACTGCAGTCAAGGTCATCCCCGCGGCAGCCTCGTCTTCAGCTCCGCGAGCCTTTCCGCGAGAGCGCGCTGCTCCATTCTATACTTTTTGGGGATGAGCGCGCGGCTTGTGGATTCTGCTACCGCGAGAAGCGTCTGGTATTCGATTTCGTCCGGATACTGCGGACTGATGAAATCCTCCAGCGCTTCCTTGAAATGCGACGCTTCGATGTCTTCCGATTTCGCGGTTTTGGCGCGAGCGTACGCGCGGAAGAACACGCTTTCGAGATCGCTTCCGGATAGCTTCAGCGCGGCCGGGTCGCACGCATCCGCCAGCCGCGAGAATCCGAGCGGCAGTTTGTGCTTTTTCCTGTACGCCAGAAAAAGATCTTCGTAATCCGCCGCGCTCTGCGGGGCGAAAAGCGGAATGTGTTTTTCCGCGCGCCCCTGGCGTTTCAAATCGATTGACAGAAGGTCCGGCCGGTTCGTGATGAGAAACCAGACCACTCGCCCGCGGTTTTTCGGATCGCCCATAAAGGAAATCAGCCGGGAGAAGACGCGGCCGGAAAGCCCGCTGTCGCCTTCGCCCGCGCCTCGGTCGCCGAGCGCCGCGTCCGCCTCGTCCACGATCACCGCGACCGGCGAAAGCGCGGACAGCACCGAAAGAAGCCGGTCCAGGTTGGCCTCGGTCGCGCCCACCCACTTGTCGCGGAAGTTGCGAAGCTCCACGCAAGGCACGCCCGCCTCGCCCGCGAAGCACCGAACGAGGAACGACTTGCCGCAGCCCGACGGCCCGCAAATCAAATATCCCGAAGGCACCGCGGCGAACTCGCCGGCGCGGAAAAGCGCGGCGTCCTTGCGCAGCTCCGCGACCGCGAGATCGTGCACCGCGACGAGGTCCAGCGTCTGCTTTTCGCTGCCGACGAATTCCAGCATACCGGCGCACGACTGCTCGATCAGCCTGCGCTTGCGCTCGTAGATGTAATCGCGCCAGTCCTTTTTCGCCCCCCCCGTCGTGTCCTGCTCGTACTCCGCCAGAATGTGCCCGATCTGCGTCAGCGTCAGCCCCGCGCTCGCCGC
Proteins encoded:
- a CDS encoding transposase, with the protein product MGEKSNPPGSKPRSIFVPHAPPHLLEFGGTFMVTAGTYYKQSIFNSAQLLQMLTGKLLELAETYEWTLQAWSVFPNHYHFVGSCDNPDSLKTFIRHLHSVTAREANKVASMPGRQVWHNFWDTRITYERSLYARLNYVMYNPVKHEIVKRAESYPFCSARRFREECENEFQTILERIKFDKINVIDDF
- a CDS encoding AAA family ATPase, producing the protein MESSAATVFLPGWARELASRYFSRTQSTFILHGNTRDLIRFDDGSAAVRYVPLVEYLTRALFARRKFVLGYDLSRGLYLADPSAADEFARKLRAIDAVAGTRWTAELPSSPHAVILFFQRFVKALAVSPDPESRRVALILDWAETIFPKADLPQLSAEDRAAEIALERLAESREVIDGDVTLVLITEDLSSLSSRIVENAYTSPICVPIPSEPERREYISWWLSSEGRGANSASAAQFLSQLQSVSAASAGLTLTQIGHILAEYEQDTTGGAKKDWRDYIYERKRRLIEQSCAGMLEFVGSEKQTLDLVAVHDLAVAELRKDAALFRAGEFAAVPSGYLICGPSGCGKSFLVRCFAGEAGVPCVELRNFRDKWVGATEANLDRLLSVLSALSPVAVIVDEADAALGDRGAGEGDSGLSGRVFSRLISFMGDPKNRGRVVWFLITNRPDLLSIDLKRQGRAEKHIPLFAPQSAADYEDLFLAYRKKHKLPLGFSRLADACDPAALKLSGSDLESVFFRAYARAKTAKSEDIEASHFKEALEDFISPQYPDEIEYQTLLAVAESTSRALIPKKYRMEQRALAERLAELKTRLPRG